In Hwangdonia lutea, a single window of DNA contains:
- a CDS encoding DUF3857 domain-containing protein: MHKIFLTFLLIGVASFAQESKEFNLYKKLYPNAKAVRLNQQTTVRIKLDAETINITQEFLEEDLYLDESANYSSKKALNFSSFFELDKVEASSFTYTDGKYKEVEVTDFKEKDEMDQSFYDDTKSLNFIFPNLQKGSKSVLKYSEIVKNPRFLSPFYFGDFSPIINNKVTIIVDKNINLSFKEFNTDTLNIAFNKEEKRNTVTYTWELKNMDEYDYETNAPTYKKILPHIVPIITSFKVKNTSNNLAKNVSDLYAWYYSLVKDINKEEVDENLVKLVEELTANKTTDLEKVKAIYYWTQKNIKYIAFEYALGGFIPRQANDVFKKKYGDCKDNSSILYKMLEIAGLKGDLTWIGTRSIPYNYNEVPTPLVDNHMILSYTNHGKTYFLDATGRYVPIDFPTSFIQGKEALIADGASNYVIKKVPIIPAEKNAVIDTTTVNLNGENLIGNSKVEISGYNKIDCFNYLENETTAEKIKAFYNGRLQKGNNKFLINSFSETNKFDYEKNLIVNYDFTINGYAKKLGDEIYLNLNLIKDLSSYKTEKDRKNDIEYKHTNAFNYTTTLIIPEGYAIDYVPENVSFSNDYLSSSITYTVKKDRIVYNHSYRLNFINLNLNEQSQVNSLIKKIEKAFNEVIILKKS; this comes from the coding sequence ATGCATAAAATATTTTTAACTTTCTTGTTAATAGGCGTTGCTAGTTTTGCTCAAGAATCTAAAGAGTTTAACCTATATAAAAAGTTGTATCCCAACGCCAAAGCCGTAAGACTTAATCAACAAACTACCGTTAGAATAAAACTTGACGCCGAAACTATTAATATTACCCAAGAGTTTTTAGAAGAAGATTTGTATTTAGACGAAAGTGCAAATTACAGCTCTAAAAAGGCATTGAATTTTTCTTCTTTTTTTGAATTGGATAAAGTTGAAGCCTCTTCATTTACTTATACCGATGGTAAATACAAAGAGGTTGAAGTAACCGATTTTAAAGAAAAAGATGAAATGGACCAATCGTTTTACGACGATACCAAATCGTTAAATTTTATTTTCCCCAACCTTCAAAAAGGCTCAAAATCTGTTTTAAAATATTCAGAAATTGTAAAAAACCCTCGGTTTTTAAGCCCGTTTTATTTTGGTGATTTTTCTCCCATTATAAACAACAAAGTAACTATTATCGTTGATAAAAACATCAATTTATCATTTAAAGAATTTAACACAGATACTTTAAACATAGCTTTTAATAAAGAAGAGAAAAGAAATACGGTTACTTATACTTGGGAACTTAAAAACATGGACGAATACGATTACGAAACCAATGCCCCTACTTATAAAAAAATATTGCCACACATTGTTCCTATAATCACTTCATTTAAAGTAAAAAACACAAGCAACAATCTAGCAAAAAATGTCTCGGACTTATATGCGTGGTACTACTCTTTAGTAAAAGACATTAATAAAGAAGAAGTTGATGAAAACCTTGTAAAATTAGTAGAAGAACTTACTGCAAATAAAACTACCGATTTAGAAAAAGTTAAAGCCATTTATTACTGGACACAAAAAAACATAAAGTATATCGCTTTTGAATATGCCCTTGGAGGATTTATTCCTAGACAAGCCAATGATGTGTTTAAAAAAAAGTATGGCGATTGTAAAGACAATTCAAGTATTTTATACAAAATGCTGGAAATTGCCGGCCTAAAAGGAGATTTAACCTGGATAGGTACCCGAAGTATACCATACAATTACAACGAAGTGCCAACGCCTCTTGTAGATAATCATATGATTTTATCTTACACTAACCATGGTAAAACATACTTTTTAGATGCTACTGGCAGGTACGTTCCCATAGATTTTCCAACATCATTCATTCAAGGTAAAGAAGCCTTAATAGCAGACGGCGCATCAAATTATGTCATTAAAAAAGTACCAATTATTCCCGCAGAAAAAAATGCCGTAATAGATACCACAACCGTAAATTTAAATGGCGAAAATTTAATAGGCAACTCTAAGGTGGAAATTTCTGGTTACAATAAAATAGACTGTTTTAATTACTTAGAAAATGAAACAACTGCTGAAAAAATAAAAGCCTTTTACAACGGTCGATTGCAAAAAGGAAACAACAAATTTTTAATCAACTCTTTTTCTGAAACCAACAAATTTGATTACGAAAAAAACCTTATTGTAAATTATGATTTTACCATAAACGGCTATGCCAAAAAACTAGGAGACGAAATATATTTAAACCTAAATTTAATTAAAGATTTATCTTCTTACAAAACCGAAAAAGACAGAAAAAACGATATTGAATACAAACATACAAATGCATTTAACTACACAACTACCCTAATTATTCCTGAAGGATATGCTATAGATTATGTGCCGGAAAACGTAAGCTTCTCTAACGACTACTTATCGAGCAGCATCACTTACACGGTTAAAAAAGACCGTATTGTTTATAATCATTCCTACCGTTTAAACTTTATTAATTTAAACTTAAACGAACAAAGTCAAGTCAACTCTTTAATAAAGAAAATAGAAAAAGCTTTTAATGAAGTTATTATTCTCAAAAAATCATAA
- a CDS encoding DUF3857 domain-containing protein has protein sequence MLKIKFILIFVFAIQIASSQNDLFYKTYAWDENPIYKIEEGNEASIIALKDKILTEFYFQKGGLVEYFLEHRVLWLNSDDKIEQFNKIYLPYSSTSELKINKARVIKKNGEIQELDKSKILTAQDEETGKHYKFFAFEGIEKGSFIEYYYVVQRYPRYKGNRITFQTDYNKKNVEFDLYAPKNLIFDFKTYNNTPEVKLDTLSKNKNHWLLKMDNVDALQKEEVSAYHASKNFVVYKLDRNTADNSKDISSYGKVAQNIYAYYYEKLNSKTQNLLNKFIKEATMGEDLDEESFLRKLEFFIKANVFITEDGSDNFKDLNEVLNKKIANEVGVLKLYLALFKSLNIKHEIVITSDRQELKFDKNFEANNFLTDFLIYFNKTKAYLSPTELNSRYGFPPAYLTDNYGLFIKEVKVGNFVSGIGRVKYIQPIKAEKTVDKMILDIDFKEDNISSCNIKLDRSMSGYYAMYFQPFIHLVKDEAKTELIEGFAKNINKAVEITEKELVNGDPELFGVKPIQFLLNFNSEVFIEKAGKKYLFKVGELIGEQMQMYQEKERILPVENEFTRSYYRTINIKIPKGYKVANLKDINIKNTFDKDGDELLIFHSHYKLNDNLLVITADEHYRENIIETNNYEDYRTVINSAADFNKLVLVLEPI, from the coding sequence ATGCTAAAAATTAAATTTATACTCATATTTGTTTTCGCTATTCAAATAGCTTCATCACAAAACGACCTTTTTTACAAAACCTATGCATGGGACGAAAACCCCATATATAAAATTGAAGAAGGTAATGAAGCATCAATTATAGCCTTAAAAGACAAAATACTTACTGAATTTTACTTTCAAAAAGGAGGACTGGTTGAGTATTTTCTTGAGCACCGGGTGTTATGGTTGAATTCTGATGATAAAATAGAACAGTTTAACAAGATTTATTTGCCGTATTCTTCCACTTCCGAGTTAAAAATCAATAAAGCAAGGGTTATAAAAAAGAATGGCGAGATTCAAGAGTTGGATAAATCGAAAATTTTAACCGCCCAAGATGAGGAAACTGGCAAACATTATAAATTCTTCGCCTTTGAAGGTATAGAAAAAGGAAGTTTTATTGAGTATTACTATGTTGTTCAAAGATATCCCAGATATAAAGGAAACAGAATAACATTTCAAACCGATTATAACAAAAAAAATGTTGAGTTTGATTTATACGCGCCTAAAAACCTAATCTTCGATTTTAAAACCTACAACAATACGCCAGAGGTTAAATTAGATACACTTTCAAAAAACAAAAATCATTGGTTGCTAAAAATGGATAACGTTGATGCGCTCCAAAAAGAAGAAGTATCAGCTTACCATGCTTCAAAAAACTTTGTGGTTTATAAATTAGACAGAAATACTGCCGATAACTCCAAAGACATTTCATCTTATGGAAAAGTGGCGCAAAACATATACGCGTACTACTACGAAAAATTAAACAGTAAAACGCAAAACCTATTAAATAAGTTTATTAAAGAAGCTACAATGGGCGAAGATTTAGATGAAGAATCTTTCTTAAGAAAACTTGAGTTTTTTATAAAAGCCAATGTATTTATTACAGAAGATGGAAGCGACAATTTTAAAGACTTGAATGAGGTTTTAAATAAAAAAATAGCAAACGAAGTCGGCGTGCTTAAACTGTATTTAGCACTTTTTAAAAGTTTAAATATAAAGCATGAAATAGTTATTACCAGCGACAGACAAGAGTTAAAGTTCGACAAAAACTTTGAGGCCAATAATTTTTTAACCGATTTTTTAATCTATTTCAACAAAACAAAAGCCTATTTATCTCCCACTGAATTGAATTCGAGGTATGGATTTCCACCGGCCTATTTAACAGATAATTACGGGCTTTTTATTAAAGAAGTAAAAGTAGGCAATTTTGTTTCAGGCATAGGGCGAGTTAAATATATACAGCCCATTAAAGCTGAAAAAACAGTAGATAAAATGATTCTGGATATTGATTTTAAAGAAGACAACATATCTAGCTGTAACATAAAATTAGATCGTTCTATGAGTGGATACTACGCCATGTATTTTCAACCGTTTATACATTTGGTTAAAGACGAAGCAAAAACGGAGTTAATTGAAGGGTTTGCCAAAAACATAAATAAAGCTGTTGAAATTACAGAAAAGGAACTTGTTAACGGAGACCCAGAATTATTTGGCGTAAAGCCCATTCAGTTTCTTTTAAATTTTAATTCTGAAGTATTTATAGAAAAAGCTGGTAAAAAATATTTGTTTAAAGTAGGTGAATTAATTGGTGAGCAAATGCAAATGTATCAAGAAAAAGAACGCATATTACCTGTAGAAAATGAATTTACTAGAAGCTATTACAGGACTATAAATATAAAAATTCCAAAAGGATATAAAGTAGCGAACCTTAAGGACATTAATATTAAAAACACTTTTGATAAAGATGGGGATGAGTTACTTATTTTTCATTCACATTACAAACTAAATGATAATCTTTTAGTCATTACTGCAGATGAACATTATCGCGAAAATATTATTGAAACTAATAATTATGAAGATTACAGAACGGTAATCAATAGTGCTGCAGATTTTAACAAATTGGTGCTTGTTTTAGAGCCTATATAA
- a CDS encoding flavodoxin reductase → MKTQIVTIKSISQTTHDVLCITTEKPKELQFKPGQATEVFINKPGWETKGRPFTFTCLPSDDDVEFIIKTYPDHSGVTNKLLKLQTGDELILNDIFGAIAYKGEGTFIAGGAGITPFISILRDLKSKNKLEKNTLIFANKTSKDIILEDELQDMLGNNFINILSEEKTEQYAHGFVTKEFLKKNAVSLNSHFYVCGPPPMMDAVNEQLSALNVDSDKIITEAF, encoded by the coding sequence ATGAAAACGCAAATTGTTACCATAAAATCGATATCGCAAACCACGCATGATGTTTTGTGCATTACTACTGAAAAACCTAAAGAACTACAGTTTAAGCCGGGGCAAGCCACCGAAGTTTTTATAAATAAACCCGGATGGGAAACCAAAGGGCGTCCTTTTACATTCACCTGTCTTCCAAGTGATGACGATGTGGAATTTATAATAAAAACTTACCCAGACCACAGCGGTGTTACCAATAAATTACTGAAATTACAAACAGGCGACGAGCTTATTCTAAATGATATTTTTGGAGCTATTGCCTATAAAGGAGAAGGTACGTTTATTGCTGGAGGCGCTGGCATCACCCCTTTTATTTCTATTTTAAGAGACTTGAAATCGAAAAATAAATTGGAGAAGAACACCCTTATTTTTGCCAATAAAACTTCTAAGGATATTATTTTAGAGGATGAATTGCAAGATATGTTGGGTAACAATTTTATCAATATCCTTTCGGAAGAAAAAACGGAACAGTACGCACATGGTTTTGTTACAAAAGAGTTTCTTAAAAAAAATGCCGTTTCGTTAAACAGTCATTTTTATGTTTGTGGACCACCACCGATGATGGATGCCGTAAACGAGCAACTAAGTGCTTTGAACGTTGATTCGGATAAAATTATCACTGAAGCGTTTTAA
- a CDS encoding DUF488 domain-containing protein — translation MKTIKTKRIYEDPAKHDGYRILVDRIWPRGVSKQDAKLDDWNKNIAPSEKLRKWFDHDPDKFEEFEEKYQKELENKSEDLNRIREHAKSKTVTLLYGAKDTKHNQAVVLKTVLEA, via the coding sequence ATGAAAACAATAAAAACAAAAAGAATCTATGAGGATCCTGCAAAACATGATGGCTATCGAATTCTGGTCGATCGTATTTGGCCACGTGGCGTATCAAAACAAGATGCCAAACTCGACGATTGGAACAAAAACATTGCACCTTCCGAAAAACTAAGAAAATGGTTCGATCACGACCCCGATAAGTTTGAAGAATTCGAAGAAAAATACCAAAAGGAACTTGAAAACAAATCAGAGGATTTAAACCGTATTCGCGAGCATGCCAAAAGCAAAACCGTAACCTTGCTTTATGGTGCTAAAGACACCAAACACAACCAAGCCGTTGTACTTAAAACCGTTTTAGAAGCATAG
- a CDS encoding SDR family oxidoreductase, translating to MNLKSKIAIITGASKGLGAAISSALISNDTLVYGLARNADLLNNLKNQLGKRFVPVVMDISNQNTLNSWVEKTFSKTHTPDILINNAGSGYFGKIDALTSAQWHSMINTNINGLFYMTSQIVPLMKQNKNTCHIVNIGSILGKTTRSEGAAYCLTKYGVQGFSEALFKELRSDKIKVSCVNPGSIATDFFKDSGIQKHNQMMHPKDVADIIVNLLKTPDNMLIDEITLRPLIPKPKH from the coding sequence ATGAATCTGAAATCTAAAATAGCCATAATTACTGGTGCCAGTAAAGGCTTAGGGGCAGCGATTTCTTCCGCATTAATTTCAAACGATACTTTGGTTTATGGTTTAGCTCGCAATGCGGACCTTCTAAATAATTTGAAAAACCAATTGGGGAAAAGATTTGTTCCTGTGGTTATGGACATTTCCAATCAAAACACTCTAAATTCTTGGGTGGAAAAAACCTTTTCCAAAACACATACACCCGATATCCTAATCAACAATGCAGGTTCGGGATATTTTGGAAAAATTGACGCTTTGACATCTGCACAATGGCACAGCATGATCAACACCAATATCAATGGATTGTTTTACATGACTTCTCAAATTGTGCCTTTAATGAAACAAAACAAAAACACCTGCCATATTGTTAACATTGGTTCTATTTTAGGAAAAACCACAAGATCGGAAGGGGCAGCTTATTGCCTTACAAAATATGGGGTTCAAGGTTTTTCGGAAGCGCTTTTTAAAGAATTACGCTCAGATAAAATTAAAGTGTCTTGCGTAAACCCTGGGTCTATCGCAACCGATTTTTTCAAGGATTCAGGAATACAAAAGCACAACCAAATGATGCATCCAAAAGATGTAGCAGATATCATTGTTAATCTATTAAAAACTCCCGATAATATGCTAATCGATGAAATTACACTAAGACCGCTCATTCCGAAACCAAAGCATTGA
- a CDS encoding carboxymuconolactone decarboxylase family protein, translating into MDQTSLFPKTTRTLLDKKAALASDNIEAWRNFSITIFKAGALDEKTKQLIAIAVGHVTQCPYCIRAHTSQAMRKGASKEEIMEAIWVASEMRAGAAYAHATIAMDEMEKQE; encoded by the coding sequence ATGGACCAAACATCACTTTTTCCAAAAACAACACGAACGCTTTTAGATAAAAAAGCAGCCTTGGCATCAGACAACATTGAAGCTTGGCGCAATTTTAGCATAACCATTTTTAAAGCGGGCGCTCTGGATGAAAAAACCAAGCAACTTATAGCCATAGCTGTTGGCCATGTAACCCAATGCCCATACTGTATTAGGGCGCACACATCTCAAGCTATGCGAAAAGGCGCCAGTAAAGAAGAAATTATGGAAGCCATTTGGGTAGCCTCCGAAATGCGTGCAGGTGCTGCTTATGCCCATGCCACGATTGCCATGGATGAAATGGAAAAACAGGAATAA
- a CDS encoding OsmC family protein, with the protein MKRTANAVWSGSLKDGEGAISTQSKVLNESEYSFHSRFGDGKSTNPDELLAAAHAGCFAMALSNILGEAGYTPDTLNVTATVSMDTDKLELTESHLKLKAKIPNIDTDKFMECANAAKDNCPVSKALSFKITMDAELQ; encoded by the coding sequence ATGAAACGTACAGCAAATGCCGTTTGGAGCGGCTCGTTAAAAGATGGCGAAGGTGCGATAAGCACTCAAAGTAAAGTATTAAACGAATCTGAATACAGTTTTCATTCTCGTTTTGGCGACGGCAAAAGTACTAATCCAGACGAACTATTGGCAGCAGCGCACGCCGGTTGTTTTGCTATGGCATTAAGCAATATTTTAGGCGAAGCTGGTTATACACCAGATACTTTAAACGTAACGGCAACCGTGTCTATGGATACCGATAAGTTAGAACTCACAGAGTCTCATTTAAAGCTTAAAGCGAAAATCCCGAATATCGATACGGATAAATTCATGGAATGTGCCAACGCTGCCAAGGATAATTGCCCTGTGAGCAAAGCATTGAGTTTTAAAATTACTATGGATGCCGAACTGCAGTAA
- a CDS encoding YraN family protein has product MAQHNELGKKGEQLAVDFLMKNGYDIIERNYRFDKAEVDIIAQKKDVLAIIEVKTRSTTDFGNPQDFVKPKQIQRLVKAVDEYVTVNDLDVEVRFDIVAIVKEKNNYAIEHLENAFYHF; this is encoded by the coding sequence ATGGCACAACACAACGAATTGGGTAAAAAAGGCGAACAATTAGCCGTCGATTTTCTGATGAAAAACGGATACGACATCATTGAACGCAACTACCGTTTCGATAAAGCCGAAGTTGATATTATTGCGCAAAAAAAAGATGTTCTTGCCATTATTGAAGTTAAAACACGCTCTACTACAGATTTTGGAAACCCGCAAGATTTTGTAAAACCCAAACAAATTCAACGGCTCGTAAAAGCGGTTGATGAATATGTAACGGTTAACGATTTAGATGTTGAAGTGCGTTTTGATATTGTTGCCATTGTTAAGGAAAAGAACAACTATGCCATTGAGCATTTAGAAAATGCTTTTTATCATTTCTAA
- a CDS encoding TlpA family protein disulfide reductase — protein sequence MLKRIVALVVLLPNVFFGQHTIKGTFTPAEDFNVALLYKVTPTVSEYITNSEIKDGLFEFKLDSTATKGMYRIVYAIPQEDYNFDVIYNGKEDIELAFNSETGVEFKSSSENKLLASYKNSMSMITHSIGKFYREEGKDTMALKSIFKTQREAQSNFESLAKGTIALEFIKANTPYIPEKFEDVKTYVSNLKTHYFDHVDFNNKTLQSSNFFDERMLNYVFGLSYGDVDEFTNYKNNIDAFCHAMKNAPNETKRVLLIDLWQQMVDLGFENVANYISETYLIDVAKSLGDDELVEGLSLFKNTSIGSKAPDFSFQIEKSGGKTNKKLSEINIAERYIIVFWSSSCSHCLDEIPQLQSFVKTQEAGKLKVIAIALEDEPQAWKNIIKNYPEFIHVYGEGKWDNKIGDAYGVTATPTYFILNKAKEIIAKPADVEALKMFFEAE from the coding sequence ATGTTAAAACGTATTGTTGCCTTAGTAGTTTTACTGCCAAATGTATTTTTTGGGCAGCACACTATTAAAGGTACATTTACTCCAGCCGAAGATTTCAATGTGGCACTGCTTTATAAAGTAACTCCAACAGTTTCAGAATATATTACAAATTCCGAAATTAAAGACGGCTTGTTTGAGTTTAAATTAGATTCAACAGCAACAAAAGGCATGTACAGAATTGTTTATGCGATTCCGCAAGAAGACTATAATTTTGATGTTATTTACAACGGAAAAGAAGATATTGAACTCGCATTTAATTCTGAAACCGGCGTAGAATTTAAGTCCTCATCAGAAAACAAATTATTGGCATCCTATAAAAACAGCATGTCCATGATAACCCACAGTATTGGTAAGTTTTACAGAGAAGAAGGTAAAGATACCATGGCCTTAAAATCTATTTTCAAAACCCAACGCGAAGCCCAGTCTAATTTCGAATCGTTGGCCAAAGGCACCATAGCATTAGAGTTTATTAAAGCAAATACACCGTATATTCCTGAAAAATTCGAAGATGTAAAAACCTATGTCTCTAATTTAAAAACACATTATTTTGACCATGTAGATTTCAACAATAAAACATTGCAAAGCTCCAACTTTTTTGATGAGCGGATGTTAAATTATGTGTTTGGATTATCTTATGGCGATGTAGATGAATTTACCAATTATAAAAATAATATTGATGCTTTTTGCCATGCGATGAAAAACGCTCCAAACGAAACCAAAAGGGTTTTACTGATAGATTTATGGCAGCAAATGGTGGATTTAGGATTCGAAAATGTAGCTAATTATATTTCTGAAACCTATTTAATTGATGTTGCTAAATCTCTGGGTGATGACGAATTGGTTGAAGGATTAAGCTTATTTAAAAACACCTCAATAGGAAGCAAAGCGCCAGATTTTTCATTTCAAATTGAAAAATCAGGAGGTAAAACCAACAAAAAATTAAGCGAAATAAATATTGCCGAACGTTACATCATTGTATTTTGGAGCAGCTCATGTTCGCATTGTTTAGACGAGATCCCACAATTGCAGTCCTTTGTAAAAACACAAGAAGCGGGAAAGTTGAAAGTAATTGCCATAGCTCTGGAAGATGAGCCACAAGCATGGAAAAACATAATTAAAAATTATCCGGAATTTATACACGTTTATGGTGAGGGCAAATGGGATAATAAAATTGGCGATGCTTATGGTGTAACAGCCACACCAACGTATTTCATTTTAAACAAAGCCAAGGAAATTATTGCAAAACCGGCAGATGTTGAGGCTTTAAAAATGTTTTTTGAAGCTGAATAA